The Nitrospira sp. genome contains a region encoding:
- a CDS encoding LapA family protein, producing MTRLILVGILLLLSLAFFLQNQEQEVTLRYFFGLLEASTPIYKPIMAGFVVGLLVAAILLFPPWVRGRIELRRKTKALQEAEVDLERLRQSLEKMSGRTPATTQIDPSRNLDDE from the coding sequence ATGACACGACTGATTTTAGTCGGCATTCTCTTGCTCCTCTCGCTGGCTTTTTTTCTACAAAACCAAGAGCAGGAAGTCACCCTCCGCTATTTCTTTGGGTTGCTCGAAGCTTCTACTCCGATTTATAAGCCCATCATGGCCGGGTTCGTCGTCGGCCTGTTGGTCGCCGCCATCCTGCTCTTCCCTCCCTGGGTGCGAGGGCGAATCGAACTCCGGCGAAAGACCAAGGCATTGCAAGAAGCCGAGGTCGACTTGGAGCGGCTCCGTCAATCGCTTGAGAAGATGTCCGGACGAACCCCGGCAACCACACAGATAGACCCTTCCAGGAATCTCGACGATGAGTGA
- the alaC gene encoding alanine transaminase, which translates to MGLGDGFYRLKRLPPYVFAQVQSLKLEARQRGEDIIDFGMGNPDQPTPPHIVEKMIEAARKGKNHRYSASRGITKLRHAICGWYKRNYDVDLDPDTEAIVTIGSKEGLAHLALAMIGPGDVVLTPTPTYPIHMYSFIIAGGEVRGIELRQDSDFFEDLTHVYRQTFPRPKILVINFPHNPTTAVVDLEFFKKIVAFAKEHNVIVIHDLAYADLVFDGYKAPSFLQIPGAKDCGVEFYTLSKAYNMPGWRVGFCVGNREVVGALAKIKSYLDYGIFQPLQIASVIALNGPQDCVKETVLRYQKRRDVLVGGLNRIGWQVAKPLATMFVWARIPLPYRHMGSLEFSKLLLKEAKVAVSPGIGFGEGGDEYVRFGLVENEHRTRQAVRGIRKALKLDGGQE; encoded by the coding sequence ATGGGGTTGGGCGACGGTTTTTATCGACTCAAGCGACTCCCGCCGTATGTCTTCGCGCAGGTTCAATCCCTCAAACTTGAGGCTCGACAGCGCGGCGAGGACATTATCGATTTTGGGATGGGTAACCCGGATCAACCGACGCCGCCTCATATCGTCGAGAAGATGATCGAGGCCGCGCGCAAAGGAAAGAATCATCGCTATTCGGCGTCACGCGGAATCACGAAACTGCGGCATGCCATTTGTGGATGGTACAAGCGAAATTATGATGTCGATCTGGATCCGGATACGGAAGCGATCGTCACCATTGGATCAAAAGAAGGTCTCGCGCATCTTGCCCTGGCCATGATTGGTCCCGGCGATGTGGTCCTGACTCCGACCCCTACGTATCCTATCCATATGTACAGTTTTATTATTGCGGGGGGCGAGGTCCGTGGAATCGAACTCCGCCAGGACAGCGACTTTTTCGAAGATCTGACACACGTCTATCGGCAGACCTTCCCTCGTCCTAAAATTCTCGTCATCAATTTCCCGCACAATCCAACCACGGCAGTCGTGGATCTGGAGTTTTTCAAGAAGATCGTGGCGTTTGCCAAGGAGCACAACGTCATCGTCATCCATGACCTCGCGTATGCTGATCTCGTGTTCGACGGCTATAAGGCGCCGAGCTTTCTTCAGATCCCAGGTGCGAAAGACTGCGGGGTGGAGTTCTATACCTTATCCAAGGCCTACAACATGCCGGGCTGGAGGGTGGGGTTTTGCGTGGGCAATCGAGAAGTCGTCGGAGCATTGGCGAAAATCAAAAGCTACCTCGACTATGGCATTTTTCAGCCTCTTCAAATCGCCAGTGTGATCGCGCTGAACGGCCCTCAGGACTGCGTCAAGGAGACGGTTCTGCGGTATCAGAAGCGAAGGGATGTGCTGGTCGGCGGGCTGAATCGGATCGGCTGGCAGGTGGCTAAGCCACTGGCAACAATGTTCGTGTGGGCACGCATCCCCTTGCCCTATCGCCATATGGGCTCGTTGGAGTTTTCAAAGCTCCTGCTCAAGGAGGCGAAAGTCGCGGTCTCGCCGGGGATTGGGTTCGGCGAAGGCGGCGATGAATATGTGCGATTCGGCCTGGTGGAAAATGAACACCGTACCAGGCAAGCTGTCAGAGGAATCCGCAAAGCCCTCAAGCTCGATGGGGGCCAAGAATGA
- the mutS gene encoding DNA mismatch repair protein MutS, whose amino-acid sequence MSEMNLSPLMRQYRDIKRGYPEAILFFRVGDFYEMFYEDAQEASRLLSIALTSRDKNCPDPVPLCGVPHHAATTYIAKLLKAGRIVALCEQVEDPKAAKGLVRREVVRVYTPGTLVDTEFLSPDELNYLAALVSRPDSGHGARIGLAVLEVSTGEFWLMEFHGPQAATDVVNELARLDPREVLLPAELSGQDSVWMQEITGARQCKRPLTSFDHHIAARVLSEHFQVQSLDDFGCHGLTAAIGAAGAVFEYFRETQPAVALNHIRRLSVRGFDQVMDLDSTTIRNLELLKPLVSSESTSGLKPATLLTVLDRTVTAMGSRLLRQWLVRPLLHCDQIRLRLDAVEELKDQLQVRTALRTALREVQDIARLGSRIALGLAGPRELLGLKQSLSAFPEISSQLSSLRSRLLCEAGASWDNGHDLYELIEQAIRPDAPLSIRDGNLINDGYDPGIDELRKASKEGKTWIAGLEAQERERTGIDSLKVRYNHVFGYYIEITKANLNRVPLDYVRKQTLVNAERFMTAELKELEDRVIGADIKLLAREQEAFVMLRSRLAKEAHRLDAMANTLSRIDVLAGLAEIAALHRYAKPTVIEGGQITIREGRHPVVERLCTDSGFVPNDTVLDLGMNRLLIITGPNMAGKSTYLRQVALIVLMAQIGSFVPAADAEIGLADRIFTRVGASDNLAGGQSTFMVEMVETANILRKATQRSLILLDELGRGTSTYDGLSIAWAIAEHLHDCTRLGARTLFATHYHEMTQLEQQRIGIKNYRVAVQERGGDVVFLRKIVAGKADRSYGIHVAKLAGLPPDVIDRAGAVLLQLEQPESVCFVRSQEQPLPTSQPLPQPHPIIEEVKQIDLFSMTPLDALNRLAELQRMVGPDSSLPADQ is encoded by the coding sequence ATGAGTGAGATGAACCTCAGCCCGCTCATGCGGCAGTATCGTGACATCAAGCGAGGATATCCCGAAGCTATCTTGTTTTTTCGGGTCGGAGATTTTTATGAGATGTTCTACGAGGACGCACAAGAGGCGTCACGGCTGTTGTCTATTGCGCTGACCTCGCGTGACAAGAACTGCCCGGATCCGGTTCCGTTGTGCGGGGTCCCCCATCACGCGGCAACCACCTATATCGCGAAGTTATTGAAGGCCGGACGGATCGTGGCCTTGTGCGAGCAAGTGGAAGACCCCAAGGCTGCCAAAGGCCTTGTTCGCCGCGAAGTCGTCAGAGTCTATACTCCTGGCACGTTGGTTGATACCGAGTTTCTTTCCCCCGACGAGCTTAACTACCTTGCCGCGCTTGTCAGTCGACCAGACTCCGGCCACGGGGCACGAATCGGTCTAGCAGTCCTGGAGGTGTCGACCGGTGAATTCTGGCTGATGGAATTTCATGGCCCTCAGGCCGCGACGGATGTGGTGAACGAGCTCGCTCGATTGGACCCCCGAGAAGTGCTTCTCCCCGCAGAACTCAGTGGTCAGGACTCGGTTTGGATGCAGGAGATCACCGGGGCGCGCCAATGCAAACGTCCACTCACTTCGTTCGACCATCACATTGCTGCGCGGGTGTTGAGTGAACACTTCCAAGTGCAGTCTCTGGATGACTTTGGGTGTCACGGCTTGACCGCTGCCATAGGAGCGGCAGGCGCCGTGTTCGAATATTTTCGTGAGACGCAACCGGCCGTGGCGTTGAATCATATCCGCCGGCTCTCGGTCCGTGGTTTTGATCAGGTGATGGACCTGGACAGTACCACCATCCGTAACCTGGAACTGCTGAAACCGCTGGTGTCGAGCGAGAGCACCTCCGGCTTGAAACCGGCAACCCTGCTAACCGTGTTGGATCGGACGGTCACGGCGATGGGCAGCCGACTTCTTCGTCAGTGGCTGGTGAGACCGTTACTCCACTGTGACCAGATCCGTTTGCGGCTGGATGCGGTGGAAGAACTCAAGGACCAGCTACAAGTACGGACTGCGTTACGGACAGCCTTGCGGGAGGTTCAGGACATCGCTCGACTGGGGAGTCGTATCGCGCTGGGGTTAGCCGGTCCTCGTGAGCTTCTTGGCCTGAAACAATCTCTCTCGGCTTTCCCTGAAATATCTAGTCAGTTGAGCTCCCTTCGGAGCCGCCTGCTCTGTGAGGCCGGCGCATCCTGGGACAACGGCCACGATCTCTACGAGCTGATCGAACAAGCGATTCGACCCGATGCCCCGCTCTCCATTCGCGATGGAAATCTTATCAATGATGGGTACGATCCGGGCATTGACGAACTGCGTAAAGCCAGCAAGGAAGGGAAAACCTGGATTGCGGGACTTGAAGCACAGGAGCGTGAGCGAACGGGCATCGATTCATTGAAGGTCCGCTACAATCACGTGTTCGGCTACTACATTGAGATCACCAAAGCCAATCTGAACCGGGTGCCGCTCGATTACGTCCGCAAGCAAACGCTGGTCAATGCAGAACGGTTTATGACCGCAGAGTTGAAGGAGTTGGAAGACCGTGTGATCGGGGCCGACATCAAGCTTCTTGCCCGTGAACAGGAGGCTTTTGTCATGCTTCGCTCACGCTTGGCCAAGGAAGCCCATCGATTGGATGCGATGGCCAATACGCTCTCACGCATTGATGTTTTGGCGGGTTTGGCCGAGATCGCTGCTCTGCACCGGTACGCGAAGCCGACGGTCATAGAGGGGGGCCAGATCACCATCCGAGAAGGGCGCCACCCTGTAGTCGAACGACTCTGTACGGACTCTGGATTTGTCCCGAATGATACGGTGTTGGACCTTGGAATGAACCGGCTCTTGATCATTACCGGACCAAACATGGCGGGGAAAAGCACGTACCTCCGGCAAGTTGCGCTGATTGTTCTGATGGCTCAGATCGGGAGCTTTGTTCCGGCAGCAGATGCGGAGATCGGGCTGGCCGACCGCATCTTCACGCGGGTGGGGGCTTCGGACAATCTTGCCGGAGGCCAGAGCACATTCATGGTGGAAATGGTGGAGACTGCCAATATTCTCCGAAAAGCCACTCAACGCAGTCTGATTTTATTGGATGAACTCGGACGCGGCACAAGCACTTACGATGGACTCAGCATCGCCTGGGCGATAGCGGAGCACCTCCATGACTGCACACGATTAGGCGCTCGTACTTTATTCGCTACTCATTACCATGAGATGACCCAGTTGGAGCAGCAACGGATAGGGATCAAGAATTATCGCGTTGCCGTCCAGGAACGCGGCGGAGACGTAGTCTTTCTGAGAAAAATCGTGGCCGGCAAGGCAGATCGAAGTTACGGCATTCATGTAGCCAAGCTAGCCGGGCTCCCACCCGACGTCATTGATCGAGCGGGCGCGGTGTTGCTGCAACTGGAGCAGCCGGAATCCGTTTGTTTCGTGAGGAGTCAGGAACAACCCCTACCGACATCTCAACCACTTCCCCAACCTCATCCCATTATCGAAGAAGTCAAGCAGATCGACCTGTTCTCGATGACACCGCTCGATGCCCTGAATCGGCTTGCCGAGCTGCAGCGGATGGTTGGACCCGATAGCAGCCTTCCAGCTGATCAATAG
- the rpsO gene encoding 30S ribosomal protein S15: MALLKEAKTELIKQYQQHDRDSGSPEVQIAVLTNRITYLTEHFKSHKKDHHSRRGLLQLVGRRRRLLDYLRDVDDVRYRAVIDRLGIRK, from the coding sequence ATGGCACTACTGAAAGAAGCAAAGACGGAACTCATCAAGCAATATCAGCAGCATGACAGGGATTCCGGATCGCCGGAGGTTCAGATTGCTGTGTTGACCAATCGAATCACGTATCTCACCGAGCATTTCAAGAGCCATAAAAAAGATCACCACTCGCGGCGTGGGTTATTACAGCTGGTCGGACGGAGACGACGTTTATTGGACTATCTCCGCGATGTGGACGATGTGCGCTACCGAGCCGTGATCGATCGACTCGGCATTCGCAAGTAA
- a CDS encoding NAD(P)H-hydrate dehydratase has product MTKIITAAQMQELDHRTISEACIPATTLMERAGSGVVSCLEARLGPVRGKNITVICGKGNNGGDGFVAARLLRRRHANVHVLVMTPVSELSRDAATMYRQFVRGAGKSPVHAYTSKAQAQALFQDSDILVDALLGTGLSSAVTGRYADAIDSINEAHRPVVAVDLPSGLHADTGAILGRAVGAALTVTFGLPKLGLYQSHGIDLAGEVAIVDIGIPPAYIEAVGSRTILITEKEVQAYLPRRKPSSHKGTFGHAGIIAGSVGKTGAAAMAARAALRIGAGLVTVATPSSVNDVLEAKLLEAMTVPMPETKARTFARTALERLVSFMTARTAIAIGPGLSTHPETVELVQALTKQLDRPTVLDADALNALTGRTSHLAACKTPPIITPHPGEMARLEADSTTQTVNSDRIGTATRFARERGLFVVLKGARTIVARPDGTAAICPTGNSGMATAGTGDVLTGMMVGLLAQGLPSWEAACAATYLHGAAGDLAADSKGQAGMIAGDVIEQIPYALKLIQEATPIQSSSTME; this is encoded by the coding sequence ATGACCAAGATCATCACCGCTGCACAGATGCAGGAACTCGACCACCGAACGATCTCAGAAGCTTGCATCCCTGCGACCACATTGATGGAACGCGCCGGGTCGGGTGTCGTCTCCTGCCTTGAAGCACGGTTGGGACCCGTTCGCGGAAAAAATATCACCGTTATCTGCGGCAAGGGGAACAATGGCGGTGACGGATTCGTCGCGGCTCGACTACTCCGTCGGCGCCATGCGAACGTGCATGTTCTTGTCATGACACCGGTCTCCGAACTGAGCCGTGATGCGGCCACCATGTACAGGCAATTCGTTCGCGGCGCAGGCAAGTCTCCTGTTCATGCGTACACGTCCAAAGCTCAGGCACAAGCGCTTTTTCAGGACAGCGACATCCTCGTTGATGCACTGCTTGGGACAGGTCTTTCCTCTGCTGTCACGGGGCGCTATGCCGATGCCATTGATAGCATCAATGAGGCACATCGTCCCGTAGTGGCTGTTGACCTTCCATCTGGGCTCCATGCTGATACAGGAGCCATCCTCGGCCGGGCTGTTGGCGCTGCCCTCACCGTGACCTTCGGACTCCCGAAGCTCGGTCTCTATCAGAGCCATGGGATCGACCTTGCCGGGGAGGTCGCCATAGTCGATATCGGAATTCCACCAGCCTACATCGAGGCTGTGGGAAGCCGAACCATCTTGATCACAGAAAAGGAGGTACAGGCGTATCTCCCTCGACGAAAACCATCGAGTCACAAAGGGACATTCGGCCATGCGGGCATCATAGCCGGGTCGGTCGGAAAGACCGGTGCGGCAGCTATGGCTGCGCGAGCCGCTCTTCGCATCGGCGCCGGTTTGGTGACGGTCGCCACCCCTTCGAGTGTCAACGATGTCTTGGAAGCAAAGCTATTGGAAGCGATGACCGTCCCGATGCCCGAAACCAAAGCACGGACTTTTGCGCGGACTGCGTTGGAACGGCTCGTCTCGTTCATGACGGCCAGAACGGCCATCGCCATCGGGCCAGGACTCTCAACTCATCCTGAGACAGTTGAACTCGTCCAGGCCTTGACGAAACAGCTCGACAGACCCACCGTTCTGGACGCGGATGCACTGAATGCGTTGACCGGGCGTACTTCGCATCTGGCAGCCTGCAAGACACCGCCGATCATTACACCCCACCCCGGTGAAATGGCGCGACTGGAGGCAGACTCCACGACTCAGACCGTCAACAGCGATCGGATCGGTACCGCCACCCGCTTCGCACGAGAGCGGGGACTGTTCGTCGTCCTAAAAGGCGCAAGGACGATTGTCGCGCGACCGGATGGGACCGCCGCTATCTGTCCAACCGGCAACTCGGGTATGGCGACGGCAGGAACGGGCGATGTGTTGACCGGCATGATGGTCGGACTCCTGGCCCAAGGCCTGCCCTCATGGGAGGCTGCCTGTGCGGCGACCTACCTGCATGGAGCAGCCGGCGATTTGGCCGCGGACAGCAAGGGGCAAGCGGGGATGATTGCGGGAGACGTGATCGAGCAGATCCCCTATGCCCTCAAGCTCATCCAGGAGGCGACACCGATCCAATCCAGTTCGACCATGGAATGA
- a CDS encoding pyridoxine 5'-phosphate synthase, producing the protein MARLGVNIDHVATLRQARGGTDPDPLAAAVLVELAGADGLVVHLREDRRHIQDRDLQLLREIVRTKLDLEMAADAEMAKIALAIKPALVTLVPEKRQELTTEGGLDVAGQRDRIQGVVTLLHDGGIPVSVFIEPDLNQVKAAHKIAADFVELHTGRYANATRSKEADAEFEAITHAAKLAYKLGIGVNAGHGLNYRNIKRLTHIPEIVEYNIGHSIIARAVLVGLEQAVKEMKALLS; encoded by the coding sequence ATGGCTCGACTAGGCGTGAACATCGATCATGTGGCGACCTTACGACAGGCACGCGGAGGAACCGATCCGGATCCGTTGGCAGCGGCGGTGCTCGTCGAGCTGGCAGGAGCAGACGGTCTAGTCGTTCACCTGCGGGAAGACCGACGTCATATCCAAGACCGTGATCTTCAACTCCTTCGGGAGATAGTCCGCACAAAACTCGATCTTGAGATGGCCGCGGATGCGGAGATGGCAAAGATCGCACTGGCCATCAAGCCCGCTCTCGTGACCTTAGTGCCCGAGAAACGACAAGAACTCACGACTGAAGGAGGCCTTGACGTTGCAGGACAGCGGGACCGGATCCAGGGCGTTGTGACCCTTTTACATGACGGCGGGATTCCGGTCAGCGTGTTTATCGAGCCGGATCTGAATCAAGTCAAGGCTGCGCACAAAATTGCGGCCGATTTCGTGGAATTACATACGGGCCGATACGCGAATGCCACACGTTCAAAAGAGGCCGATGCGGAATTCGAAGCTATCACCCACGCTGCGAAGCTGGCCTACAAGCTCGGAATCGGGGTCAACGCCGGGCATGGACTGAACTACCGCAATATCAAACGCCTGACACATATTCCCGAAATCGTTGAATACAACATCGGGCATAGTATTATCGCGCGCGCGGTCCTCGTTGGTCTCGAACAGGCCGTGAAAGAAATGAAGGCCTTGCTTAGTTAA
- the pnp gene encoding polyribonucleotide nucleotidyltransferase produces the protein MVHVVEVEIAGRTLRLETGRVAKQADGSIWASYGDTVVLATAVAAQTAKPGIDFLPLTVDYQEKAYAAGKIPGGYFKREGRPAEKEVLTSRLIDRPLRPLFPEGYYFETQVIASVLSADKTGSSDVIGITAASAALAVSNIPFNGPVAGVKIGRVNGQLVVNPDLETMEQSELHLVVAGTADAVMMVEAGANELSEQTMLEALELAHAEIKKIVLKINELAKKVGRAKREVVAESIDPALQANIKALVAQPIRDAIMISNKTARQERLDEILADAIAKLKNPEESSSERHIKIVFHQLEYTEVRKMILENQSRADGRGPADIRPISCEVGALPRAHGSAIFTRGETQSLAVVTLGTTDDEQRIDALEGEYTRTFMLHYNFPPFSVGEARPLRSPGRREVGHGALAERALKPVIPTKDVFPYTLRIVSEILESNGSSSMATVCGGTLAMMDAGVPIKEPVAGIAMGLIKEDNDVIILSDILGLEDHLGDMDFKVCGTKNGVTALQMDIKIGGITTALMRQALEQARSGRLHILSHMTKALAGPRADLSPFAPRIHTMKVKQDKIRDIIGQGGKTIRGIQSDCGVKISVEDTGIVTIASADGASLQKAKDIISRLTEEVEVGKVYMGTVRKIMDFGAFVEVLPGTDGLVHISQLAHHRVKAVSDEVAEGDQILVKVLEIDKQGKIRLSRKETMPAPGSSPKDSSSE, from the coding sequence ATGGTACACGTCGTAGAAGTCGAGATTGCAGGTCGGACTCTTCGCCTAGAAACTGGTCGGGTCGCAAAGCAGGCCGACGGATCGATTTGGGCCTCGTACGGTGACACGGTCGTCCTTGCGACAGCCGTGGCCGCGCAAACGGCCAAGCCGGGCATAGATTTTCTTCCTTTGACCGTCGACTATCAAGAAAAGGCCTACGCAGCCGGAAAAATCCCCGGTGGCTACTTCAAACGAGAAGGTCGACCGGCTGAGAAGGAAGTGCTGACCAGCCGCTTGATTGACCGTCCGCTCCGTCCCCTCTTTCCGGAAGGGTACTACTTCGAAACGCAGGTCATAGCGTCCGTGCTGTCGGCGGATAAGACCGGTTCTTCCGATGTCATCGGGATTACCGCCGCCTCCGCCGCCCTTGCGGTGTCGAACATTCCCTTCAACGGCCCGGTTGCCGGAGTCAAGATCGGCCGAGTCAACGGCCAGCTCGTCGTCAACCCCGATCTCGAAACCATGGAGCAGAGCGAACTCCACCTGGTGGTCGCGGGCACGGCAGATGCCGTGATGATGGTGGAAGCGGGAGCCAATGAATTATCCGAGCAGACGATGCTCGAAGCCCTGGAGTTGGCGCACGCTGAGATTAAGAAAATCGTCCTGAAGATCAATGAATTGGCCAAGAAAGTGGGCAGAGCGAAGCGGGAAGTTGTGGCGGAATCGATCGATCCTGCGTTGCAGGCAAACATCAAGGCGTTGGTTGCGCAGCCCATTCGTGATGCCATTATGATTTCCAACAAGACGGCACGCCAAGAACGATTGGATGAAATTCTGGCCGACGCGATCGCAAAACTGAAGAACCCGGAAGAGTCCTCGAGCGAACGGCACATCAAGATTGTGTTCCATCAATTGGAGTACACCGAAGTCCGGAAAATGATTTTGGAGAACCAATCACGCGCCGATGGGCGCGGCCCCGCCGATATTCGGCCGATCAGCTGCGAAGTCGGCGCTCTGCCGCGCGCTCATGGCTCGGCGATCTTTACCCGAGGCGAAACTCAGAGCTTGGCGGTCGTGACCTTGGGCACGACCGATGATGAGCAGCGGATTGATGCTTTGGAAGGGGAATACACGCGGACGTTCATGCTGCATTATAACTTTCCGCCGTTCAGTGTCGGCGAAGCGCGGCCGCTACGATCGCCGGGCCGGCGTGAAGTCGGGCATGGAGCATTGGCTGAGCGGGCGTTGAAGCCCGTCATTCCGACCAAGGATGTGTTCCCGTATACGTTACGAATTGTTTCTGAAATTCTGGAATCAAATGGGTCATCCTCGATGGCGACGGTGTGCGGCGGAACGCTGGCCATGATGGATGCCGGTGTTCCTATCAAGGAGCCGGTGGCCGGTATCGCCATGGGGTTGATCAAGGAAGACAACGACGTCATCATTCTTTCGGACATCCTGGGTCTTGAGGATCATCTAGGCGATATGGACTTCAAGGTCTGCGGAACGAAGAATGGAGTCACGGCGTTGCAAATGGACATCAAGATCGGAGGAATTACCACCGCACTGATGCGACAGGCGTTGGAGCAAGCCCGTTCGGGACGTCTCCACATTCTCAGCCACATGACGAAGGCTCTGGCCGGTCCCCGCGCCGACCTGTCGCCGTTTGCGCCGCGCATCCATACGATGAAGGTCAAGCAAGATAAGATCAGAGACATTATCGGGCAGGGTGGCAAAACGATTCGCGGAATTCAATCCGATTGCGGAGTCAAGATCAGCGTGGAGGATACCGGTATAGTGACCATTGCCTCCGCGGATGGCGCGTCACTACAGAAGGCGAAAGACATCATCAGCCGTTTGACTGAGGAAGTCGAAGTCGGAAAAGTCTATATGGGTACGGTGAGAAAGATCATGGACTTCGGCGCATTTGTGGAGGTGTTGCCGGGTACGGACGGGTTAGTCCACATCTCGCAGCTGGCGCATCACCGTGTGAAAGCCGTGTCCGACGAAGTGGCCGAAGGCGACCAAATTCTCGTGAAAGTGCTGGAAATCGATAAGCAGGGGAAGATCAGGCTGAGTCGAAAAGAAACCATGCCTGCACCAGGCAGCAGCCCCAAAGATTCATCGAGCGAATAA
- the tsaE gene encoding tRNA (adenosine(37)-N6)-threonylcarbamoyltransferase complex ATPase subunit type 1 TsaE, which produces MARSVVSLNLILSSAGETERFGYTIGQLLRGGETFALIGELGAGKTALVRGIGAGLGVLSASVTSPTFVLVHQYQGRLPLIHIDLYRLRTPEETESMGLSDHFTDEAVTAIEWADRFPGLLPGDRLEVRLTHRTPTSRKAQLEARGSRSRSLLARIKKAIPPVRRSARAIQTSLAVSRKVSQR; this is translated from the coding sequence ATGGCTAGATCTGTTGTCTCTCTGAATCTCATCCTTTCGTCTGCCGGTGAGACGGAACGGTTCGGGTATACCATCGGTCAGCTGCTCCGTGGAGGAGAAACCTTTGCATTGATCGGCGAATTGGGTGCGGGCAAGACTGCATTGGTCCGCGGGATTGGAGCGGGACTCGGAGTACTTTCCGCCTCCGTGACAAGCCCGACTTTTGTCCTGGTGCACCAATACCAGGGACGGCTTCCGTTGATTCATATCGACCTCTATCGGTTGCGAACACCTGAGGAGACTGAATCGATGGGACTGTCGGATCACTTCACGGATGAAGCGGTGACCGCCATTGAATGGGCCGATCGATTTCCTGGCTTACTTCCTGGGGACCGGCTGGAGGTGCGATTGACGCACCGGACCCCTACCAGCAGAAAAGCACAGCTGGAGGCGAGAGGATCACGATCTCGTTCACTCCTAGCACGGATCAAGAAAGCGATCCCTCCGGTTCGGCGCTCGGCTCGAGCAATTCAGACGAGCCTCGCTGTCAGCAGAAAGGTTTCGCAGCGATGA
- a CDS encoding insulinase family protein, protein MYRKLILDNGIRLVTERIPTLKSVTVGIWVNAGSRDEGPAEAGYSHFIEHMFFKGTTARSATDISREIDALGGEMNAFTTRETTTFYVKVLDQHLPKALNLLSDLFLRSRLGRKEIEKEKQVVLEEIRMVRDDPEDLVQELHTKLVMGRHPLSRPILGRESTIAQVGRQKLLEYINTHYRSEEIVLAVAGNFDQQQLEKTIVRTFGGYRPSPRVAPRKRWPPELCGGVILKQKPLEQVHLCVGLKGVAAGHKDRYAVYALNSVLGGSVSSRLFQEVREKRGLSYSIYSFLSGYSDGGTITVYAGTQAREVERVLNLIGREVRKLGRQGIDRGELKRTKDQMKGGLMLSLESSHSRMNKLAKDELIAGAHTTLEDMIQEIDAVTEEQVCRVARDLFIPEGMALTGLGPLSSRQVGGLSAGIS, encoded by the coding sequence TTGTACCGCAAGCTCATCCTCGATAATGGAATTCGCTTGGTCACCGAGCGTATTCCGACACTCAAATCCGTGACGGTCGGTATCTGGGTGAATGCGGGCTCTCGTGATGAGGGCCCCGCAGAGGCCGGATACTCGCACTTCATCGAACACATGTTCTTTAAGGGGACGACCGCCCGCTCTGCGACGGACATCTCTCGAGAAATAGACGCGCTGGGGGGGGAAATGAACGCGTTCACCACGCGTGAAACGACGACATTCTATGTCAAGGTGTTGGATCAACACTTACCCAAAGCGCTGAATCTTCTTTCGGATCTGTTTCTCCGGTCTCGGCTGGGGAGGAAAGAAATTGAGAAAGAAAAGCAAGTCGTGCTCGAAGAGATTCGCATGGTCCGAGACGATCCCGAGGACTTGGTTCAGGAGCTGCACACCAAGTTGGTGATGGGACGACATCCCTTGAGTCGCCCAATCCTTGGGCGGGAATCGACGATCGCCCAGGTCGGGCGGCAGAAGCTCCTTGAGTACATCAACACGCACTACCGTTCCGAAGAGATCGTCCTCGCGGTAGCCGGGAATTTCGATCAACAGCAGCTCGAAAAGACCATCGTGCGCACCTTTGGGGGCTATCGTCCTTCACCCCGTGTTGCCCCTCGAAAACGGTGGCCTCCGGAGCTATGTGGCGGAGTGATCTTGAAACAAAAGCCGTTGGAACAGGTGCACCTCTGCGTGGGACTCAAGGGTGTTGCAGCCGGTCATAAAGACAGGTATGCGGTCTATGCGTTGAATAGTGTGCTGGGGGGAAGCGTCAGTTCGCGGCTGTTTCAAGAGGTCCGAGAAAAACGCGGTTTGTCCTATTCAATCTATTCATTTTTGTCAGGCTATTCCGATGGCGGGACGATCACTGTCTATGCGGGAACTCAAGCGCGGGAAGTTGAGCGGGTCCTCAATCTGATCGGTCGCGAGGTTCGGAAATTGGGCAGACAGGGGATCGATCGCGGTGAACTGAAACGGACAAAGGATCAAATGAAAGGCGGGCTCATGCTGAGCTTGGAAAGTTCGCATAGCCGCATGAATAAACTTGCCAAGGATGAATTGATTGCCGGAGCACACACGACCTTGGAAGATATGATTCAAGAGATCGACGCGGTCACGGAAGAACAAGTATGTCGCGTTGCCCGGGACTTATTTATCCCGGAAGGTATGGCCTTGACAGGCTTGGGTCCTCTCTCTTCGCGGCAGGTGGGTGGGCTGAGCGCGGGAATTTCTTAG